A portion of the Thermosediminibacter oceani DSM 16646 genome contains these proteins:
- a CDS encoding polysaccharide pyruvyl transferase family protein: protein MIFFYTLPETNRKINSEDASQIVILAGGFNGYGRNFGDLLQLRGTLRWYKQHWPDAVLCPLLHLRTTSDAETLRELIDFFETPHWLFYTHHSEEDTSSRGAAFGLEPLKVSDRLIPIILHVYGGGFFNGFWGRWMIDLIEAVLQTFPISRYIISGQQLGAEFVPVLAEHCRRYRPDLVGCRDPESVKILTQSGIDAFFSGDDAFEELLRYAEIPAKDNNALLLNLSFGLHLNLSNYVYSSPIQEQQNQSLDQVILQQLQDLFQLLTTQFDPLSFPILVGSYLDSRQEVQDTWAALKRTLLTRYFPQFIGLDITGLLLQGRLEDVVPLLRSVKLFVANSYHTALFLKILGVPTYLLAFNDYYTQKQSGIQSTIHSFEEFLTEDLETLRKEQEAILSAHQKARQEWMGLLEHELKEMPEKRGAVLRVTTYLQEDRNRLLAKVNEQEYIISRLESENVALREQLESLHRQNSVLSGELDNLYKQNAVLGDEVAKLRQDNTALAAQLGIIVRSRSWRLVQKYWRLMDRPFWRLLLTPIRKVGIWIWGIGKR, encoded by the coding sequence ATGATTTTCTTTTACACCCTGCCAGAGACAAACCGAAAAATTAATTCTGAGGATGCTAGCCAAATTGTTATTTTAGCAGGCGGTTTTAACGGTTATGGCCGCAACTTCGGAGATCTCCTGCAGCTACGAGGGACTCTTCGTTGGTACAAACAACATTGGCCAGATGCGGTTCTATGTCCACTTTTGCACCTCCGGACGACTTCTGACGCGGAAACTTTGCGTGAACTTATAGATTTTTTTGAAACTCCCCACTGGTTATTTTATACCCATCACAGTGAGGAAGATACAAGCAGCCGGGGGGCAGCTTTTGGACTTGAGCCCCTTAAAGTTTCTGATAGATTAATACCCATAATCTTGCATGTCTATGGAGGAGGTTTTTTCAACGGCTTTTGGGGACGTTGGATGATTGATCTGATAGAAGCCGTCCTGCAGACCTTTCCCATTAGTCGTTACATAATTTCCGGACAGCAATTAGGAGCAGAGTTTGTGCCCGTTCTTGCAGAGCACTGCCGGCGTTACAGACCTGACCTGGTTGGCTGTCGAGATCCTGAAAGTGTAAAAATTCTAACCCAATCGGGAATAGATGCCTTTTTTTCAGGAGATGACGCTTTTGAGGAACTACTCCGATATGCTGAAATACCAGCAAAAGATAATAATGCATTGTTGTTAAATCTTTCTTTTGGCCTACATTTAAACCTCTCCAATTATGTGTATTCTTCACCAATACAAGAGCAACAAAATCAATCATTGGATCAGGTTATTTTACAGCAATTGCAGGACTTGTTTCAATTACTTACTACACAATTTGACCCTTTAAGTTTTCCTATTTTGGTCGGAAGCTATCTTGATTCTCGACAGGAAGTACAAGACACATGGGCAGCTTTAAAAAGAACCCTTCTGACACGTTATTTCCCGCAGTTCATAGGACTTGATATAACTGGTTTGTTGCTTCAGGGAAGACTTGAGGATGTAGTCCCATTATTACGTTCGGTAAAACTATTTGTTGCTAACTCGTATCATACAGCCTTGTTCTTAAAAATTCTCGGTGTTCCAACGTACCTTTTAGCTTTTAACGATTATTATACCCAGAAACAATCCGGGATTCAGAGCACAATCCATTCTTTTGAGGAATTTTTAACAGAAGATCTAGAAACTCTGCGAAAGGAGCAAGAAGCTATTCTTTCGGCACATCAAAAAGCGCGACAAGAATGGATGGGTTTATTGGAACATGAACTCAAAGAAATGCCAGAAAAACGGGGTGCGGTGCTCAGAGTAACAACTTATCTGCAAGAAGACAGAAACCGGTTATTAGCAAAAGTAAATGAGCAAGAGTACATAATTTCGCGTCTTGAATCCGAGAATGTAGCTCTCCGCGAACAGTTGGAATCCCTGCACAGGCAAAACTCCGTTTTGTCGGGGGAATTAGACAATTTATATAAACAAAATGCTGTACTTGGGGATGAGGTAGCCAAGCTACGACAAGATAATACTGCACTAGCTGCTCAACTGGGAATTATCGTGCGTTCCCGAAGTTGGAGGCTGGTGCAGAAATACTGGAGATTGATGGATAGACCTTTTTGGCGATTGTTGTTGACCCCAATTCGGAAAGTTGGCATTTGGATATGGGGGATTGGTAAACGATGA
- a CDS encoding ABC transporter ATP-binding protein: protein MAKEVSKEVAIEIKDVWKKFRIYHEKTYSLKERIIFWGRNKGEDFWALKGINLTIPKGSTVGLLGRNGSGKSTLLKIISRILYPTRGEVKINGRVSTLLELGAGFHPEFTGRENIFLNASILGLTRKEIKERLDDIIAFAELGDFIDNPVRNYSSGMYTRLGFAVAVHVDPEILLIDEVLAVGDLAFQEKCLTRIRELQKRGTTIILVSHSPKQIEDLCDNAVWLDKGEVKMQGPVREVTKAYSEFMKAVEGL, encoded by the coding sequence TTGGCAAAGGAAGTATCTAAAGAAGTGGCTATAGAAATAAAAGATGTATGGAAAAAATTTCGAATCTACCACGAAAAAACTTATAGCTTGAAAGAAAGGATTATATTCTGGGGCCGAAATAAAGGCGAGGATTTTTGGGCCTTAAAAGGGATAAACCTGACCATCCCTAAAGGCAGTACTGTAGGGCTTCTAGGACGCAATGGTTCGGGTAAGAGCACCTTGCTAAAGATAATAAGCCGTATCCTTTACCCCACTCGTGGTGAGGTGAAAATAAACGGCCGAGTTTCTACTCTATTGGAACTTGGGGCTGGCTTTCACCCGGAATTCACAGGACGGGAGAACATCTTTCTCAATGCCTCCATCCTGGGCCTGACAAGGAAGGAGATAAAGGAGCGACTCGACGACATCATCGCTTTCGCGGAGCTCGGCGATTTCATCGATAATCCTGTACGCAATTATTCATCGGGTATGTATACAAGACTAGGTTTCGCAGTAGCCGTACACGTTGATCCTGAGATTCTACTTATTGATGAGGTCTTGGCTGTAGGTGACCTAGCTTTCCAGGAAAAGTGCCTGACTAGGATAAGAGAGCTGCAGAAAAGGGGTACTACTATTATCCTTGTTTCGCATTCACCTAAACAGATAGAAGATTTATGCGATAACGCTGTGTGGCTGGACAAGGGAGAGGTAAAGATGCAGGGCCCGGTTAGGGAAGTAACGAAAGCATATAGTGAATTTATGAAAGCTGTTGAAGGATTATAG
- a CDS encoding O-antigen ligase family protein, with product MGRKKSGISATKHDISREKLTNERNTLYYLIFAGLLILLFYPPYFRGLFFDREILPTHIYSGIVFLAWVIYRSTNLKETRFFRSSIDYAALAVVGAYFLSIFAAVNLRYAVGELLKYINYFIVYYLVSDIARSEGDKKIILWTMVISAAGVALAGIGAAAGTINYPGAFVGGRINSTLQYPNTLAAYLTAALILGLGLQVTSERRWEMTILAAVNYTLFLAFIFALSRAAWLMFPVFYLILIISIPGLYKMKVIGYSLQTFAAGIFASPGFDSSISGGETSKVWFWYLVGLIFAIAVFYIFEKLSERFTVRIKPVTLLSVFVILTIITGVGVYIAFTTEKPLTLAHGPKEPESWKTSLHTVSNVKPDTEYVLKVIVTARPGQEQDKWGGAVLIKSVDKNNKETDIKSEFFNKALDHQLVEIPFKTRTDTTKLRIGFANNFPGTSVTFSNAEIFEANDRAAGQRIILAYKYIPEAVAQRLSSISFGEFSFQGRLSFYRDALKIIKEHPVLGIGGGGWKSAYFAYQSYRYFTTEVHSFFLQLMVETGIIGLLTFLAVLVLIIRNMIISNINKVDDQKHSALNTAALSSAVAILGHSAVDFNMSLPAVAIYLWALLGIAATIDGGATIPVAKRGQPASKFYATWVVCGITLLFILGSWTLYTGYSYGQKAVRAIQSGDIAGAKEAFEKASKYDPFAASFKADLSQIYDIIGEQGKNKEFKDKALKLREEAAAMEPYNAKLKSLLAATYLREGRLEEGLSLLEEAAKLNPYNISVWEALAEGYEKAAEVYIVKNEVDRAKELLGKCLDIPSKIIELNRKSPQSDPGVVKLVATKDLMLYLKKAAMLFEIPNSDTVKKLKDLVFAADFSIDLNEDGQPDLWTIWGEGEIKINPGENARVIPAGESAVTLYLSEGINLEPNQPYIVELKADVLEGGYKIDIVADNKEVFSLTADKGEFVAPDDIEGKDTRIRIFVNPKSDIYLGEFLLYKK from the coding sequence TTGGGACGCAAAAAAAGTGGAATTTCAGCGACAAAACATGACATTTCAAGAGAAAAACTGACAAATGAAAGGAATACCCTGTATTATTTAATATTTGCCGGACTTTTGATACTTCTCTTTTACCCCCCTTACTTCAGGGGGCTGTTTTTCGACAGAGAGATCCTTCCCACCCACATATACAGCGGGATTGTCTTCCTGGCATGGGTAATATACAGGAGTACAAACCTGAAAGAAACCCGGTTCTTCAGGTCATCCATAGATTATGCAGCTTTGGCCGTCGTTGGTGCGTACTTTCTCTCCATCTTTGCGGCGGTTAACCTGCGCTACGCCGTAGGCGAACTTCTCAAGTACATAAACTACTTCATCGTGTACTATCTCGTTTCGGATATAGCCAGGAGCGAAGGGGATAAAAAAATAATCCTCTGGACAATGGTAATTTCTGCCGCTGGTGTCGCCTTAGCTGGCATCGGTGCGGCAGCAGGCACGATTAACTACCCCGGCGCCTTCGTTGGTGGCAGAATTAACTCGACGCTCCAATATCCGAATACCCTGGCGGCATACCTCACCGCCGCCCTAATACTGGGCTTGGGGCTCCAGGTTACGTCGGAAAGGCGCTGGGAAATGACTATCCTTGCTGCAGTAAACTACACCCTTTTTCTGGCTTTTATATTTGCACTCTCCAGGGCCGCCTGGCTGATGTTCCCGGTATTTTATCTTATTCTCATAATAAGCATTCCCGGATTATATAAAATGAAGGTGATTGGGTATTCTTTGCAAACCTTTGCCGCGGGAATATTCGCCTCCCCTGGCTTTGATTCTAGTATCTCCGGAGGGGAAACTAGCAAAGTCTGGTTCTGGTACCTGGTGGGGCTAATCTTTGCCATAGCGGTATTTTACATATTCGAGAAATTAAGTGAGCGCTTTACCGTGCGCATAAAACCCGTTACATTACTTTCTGTTTTTGTAATTCTTACCATAATTACTGGTGTCGGTGTATATATAGCTTTTACAACAGAAAAACCCCTTACTCTGGCTCATGGTCCTAAAGAACCTGAAAGCTGGAAGACCTCATTGCATACCGTAAGTAATGTAAAACCCGATACCGAATACGTCCTGAAGGTCATAGTAACGGCAAGGCCTGGACAGGAGCAGGATAAATGGGGCGGAGCTGTCCTGATAAAGAGTGTCGATAAGAACAATAAAGAAACCGATATCAAAAGTGAATTTTTCAACAAAGCTCTGGACCATCAATTAGTAGAAATTCCATTCAAAACGAGAACGGATACCACAAAGCTTCGTATAGGCTTCGCAAACAACTTCCCCGGCACTTCCGTCACATTTAGCAATGCAGAAATTTTTGAAGCGAATGACAGAGCCGCAGGTCAGAGAATAATCTTGGCGTATAAGTACATCCCCGAAGCTGTCGCACAGAGATTATCAAGCATAAGCTTCGGCGAGTTCAGCTTTCAGGGCAGGCTCAGTTTTTACCGGGACGCCTTGAAAATAATAAAGGAACATCCGGTACTCGGGATCGGCGGAGGCGGCTGGAAGTCGGCGTATTTTGCATACCAGTCGTACCGGTATTTTACCACAGAAGTGCATAGCTTCTTTTTGCAGCTCATGGTTGAAACCGGCATAATCGGCCTGCTGACGTTCCTCGCGGTGTTGGTGCTCATTATCAGAAATATGATTATAAGTAATATAAATAAAGTGGACGATCAGAAGCACAGTGCCCTAAATACTGCCGCCCTTTCCTCCGCCGTAGCGATCCTCGGCCATAGCGCCGTGGATTTCAACATGTCTCTTCCAGCTGTCGCAATTTATCTTTGGGCTCTCTTGGGCATAGCAGCAACCATTGACGGTGGTGCAACCATCCCGGTGGCAAAAAGAGGACAACCGGCCTCTAAGTTTTACGCGACATGGGTAGTATGTGGGATCACACTCCTCTTTATCCTTGGATCGTGGACGCTTTACACCGGTTATTCTTATGGCCAGAAGGCCGTACGGGCCATCCAGAGCGGCGACATAGCGGGAGCTAAGGAAGCCTTTGAGAAAGCGTCGAAATACGATCCCTTTGCTGCCTCTTTCAAAGCTGACCTTTCACAGATTTACGATATAATAGGCGAGCAGGGAAAGAACAAAGAGTTTAAAGACAAAGCCTTAAAACTGAGGGAAGAAGCAGCCGCTATGGAGCCTTATAACGCAAAGCTAAAGAGTTTGCTTGCCGCAACTTACCTGAGAGAAGGCAGGCTGGAAGAAGGTCTATCCCTGCTGGAGGAGGCGGCAAAGCTTAATCCGTACAACATAAGCGTCTGGGAGGCTCTGGCAGAAGGATACGAAAAGGCAGCGGAAGTATATATAGTAAAGAATGAGGTTGACAGGGCAAAAGAGCTTCTGGGAAAATGCCTTGATATTCCATCAAAGATAATTGAACTTAACCGGAAATCGCCTCAAAGCGACCCGGGTGTCGTAAAACTTGTAGCTACAAAGGATTTGATGCTATATCTGAAAAAAGCGGCAATGCTTTTTGAAATCCCGAACAGCGATACTGTAAAAAAACTAAAAGACCTGGTATTTGCGGCAGACTTCAGCATCGACCTCAATGAAGATGGGCAGCCTGACCTGTGGACTATCTGGGGTGAAGGGGAAATAAAAATCAATCCGGGGGAAAATGCTCGCGTAATCCCCGCTGGTGAATCAGCAGTAACCTTATACCTTTCGGAAGGGATAAATCTTGAGCCTAACCAACCGTATATAGTAGAGCTGAAGGCGGACGTTCTCGAAGGAGGATATAAAATAGATATAGTCGCTGACAATAAAGAAGTATTTAGTTTGACGGCTGATAAAGGAGAATTTGTTGCACCAGATGATATAGAAGGAAAAGACACAAGGATTAGGATATTTGTAAATCCCAAAAGTGATATTTATTTAGGAGAGTTTTTGCTGTATAAAAAATAA
- a CDS encoding ABC transporter permease, which translates to MWERLKEIYAYREMLKNLVSKELRARYKGSILGFFWTFFNPLLMLIVYSFVFSFIMRSAIEKYTMFLFVALLPWNYLSGSIIQGAASLVANASLIKKVYFPRELLPLSVVLSNLVNYLLSLLILIPALLLFKIRLTWALLAFPLVLLVETILVASLTLLVSVGNVYFRDLEHITGVFMTVWFFLTPVVYSTEMAPPNAKKFFALNPAAHIVEAYRDIFYKGIWPDWNALLYVGLSCLILFCISLLAFQRWQQAVAEEI; encoded by the coding sequence ATGTGGGAGAGATTAAAAGAGATATACGCTTACAGGGAAATGCTAAAAAATTTGGTATCAAAAGAGCTGAGGGCAAGGTATAAGGGATCTATTTTAGGATTTTTCTGGACCTTTTTTAATCCTCTTTTAATGCTTATAGTCTATAGCTTCGTTTTCTCTTTTATAATGCGGTCAGCCATTGAAAAGTACACCATGTTCCTTTTCGTGGCTCTTCTGCCATGGAATTACCTTTCCGGCTCTATTATTCAAGGAGCGGCTAGCTTGGTCGCGAACGCTTCTTTAATTAAAAAAGTGTACTTCCCGCGTGAACTTCTTCCCCTTTCGGTGGTGCTGTCCAACCTCGTTAACTACCTTTTAAGCCTGCTGATACTTATACCTGCCCTTTTGCTATTTAAAATTCGGTTGACCTGGGCTCTTTTAGCCTTTCCTTTAGTACTGTTAGTTGAAACTATTCTTGTAGCTTCCCTTACCCTCTTGGTATCGGTAGGCAATGTTTATTTTCGGGATTTGGAACACATAACCGGAGTCTTCATGACTGTATGGTTTTTCCTTACTCCGGTAGTTTACTCAACCGAGATGGCGCCTCCTAATGCGAAAAAGTTTTTCGCATTAAACCCAGCAGCCCATATTGTCGAAGCCTACCGCGACATATTCTATAAAGGCATATGGCCTGACTGGAATGCTCTTTTATATGTCGGCTTGAGCTGCCTAATCTTGTTCTGTATAAGCCTCTTAGCATTCCAGCGCTGGCAGCAGGCTGTGGCAGAAGAAATATAG
- a CDS encoding glycosyltransferase family 4 protein yields MSLNSKSKVLFLATVYTHLAAFHIPFMRLLQEKGYEVHAAASPDDGGKEEVEAIRARCWDIPFSRSPYSLKNWRALRELDHLFEAHRFDLIHVHTPVAAFLGRFMAKAKCQGPVLYTAHGFHFYRGVPLKNWLLYYPMERLASHWTDGLIVINREDFEIARRFGFEPGRNLFYVHGVGVNLSCYTSLPSKGQYIRVDLGLSHSDIIITCVAEMTPNKNHILILKAWKKLAAKCSHCHLLLVGKGELMPALKKKVKEEKIPRVYFLGYRRDVPQILRESDIVTLTSKREGLPKSIMEAMAAGKPVVATNVRGSRDLVEHGKTGFLVDLGDDEGLFFALKSLIENGELRKTMGKAGREKIKDYSMDRVLNEMEAIYMRYLAL; encoded by the coding sequence ATGTCACTTAACAGTAAAAGTAAAGTTCTTTTCCTCGCCACAGTCTACACACATCTGGCTGCCTTCCATATTCCTTTTATGCGGCTTCTTCAAGAAAAAGGCTATGAGGTACACGCAGCAGCTTCCCCGGATGACGGGGGAAAAGAAGAGGTAGAGGCTATAAGGGCAAGGTGCTGGGATATACCTTTTTCCCGCTCGCCCTATAGCCTTAAAAACTGGCGTGCTTTAAGAGAATTAGACCATCTATTCGAGGCTCATCGCTTTGATCTTATCCATGTACATACTCCTGTTGCCGCTTTTTTGGGAAGGTTTATGGCCAAAGCTAAATGCCAGGGCCCCGTGCTGTATACGGCCCATGGATTTCACTTTTACCGTGGTGTACCATTAAAAAACTGGCTCCTTTATTATCCGATGGAACGCTTGGCTTCCCACTGGACCGACGGGCTCATCGTGATAAATAGGGAAGATTTCGAAATCGCGCGCCGGTTCGGTTTTGAGCCGGGAAGGAACCTGTTTTATGTTCATGGTGTAGGAGTTAATCTTAGCTGTTATACGTCTCTGCCTTCTAAAGGACAATATATACGAGTGGACCTCGGACTTTCCCACTCTGATATAATTATCACCTGTGTAGCAGAAATGACTCCCAATAAAAATCATATATTGATCTTAAAGGCATGGAAGAAGCTGGCGGCAAAATGTTCCCACTGTCACCTCCTTCTAGTGGGAAAAGGAGAGCTAATGCCGGCTTTGAAGAAGAAGGTAAAGGAAGAAAAAATACCACGGGTGTATTTCCTGGGCTACCGCCGGGATGTGCCTCAGATCCTTCGGGAAAGTGATATTGTAACTCTAACCTCCAAGCGTGAAGGCCTTCCTAAGTCTATTATGGAAGCTATGGCTGCTGGAAAACCGGTGGTGGCTACTAATGTTCGAGGCAGTCGCGATCTGGTGGAACACGGGAAAACGGGGTTTCTAGTGGATTTAGGTGATGATGAAGGTTTATTTTTCGCCCTTAAAAGTCTTATCGAAAACGGAGAATTACGCAAAACTATGGGCAAAGCCGGCCGTGAAAAAATTAAAGATTATTCTATGGACAGGGTTCTAAATGAGATGGAGGCTATTTACATGCGTTATCTGGCATTGTAG
- a CDS encoding glycosyltransferase produces MKIWLLTTEYPPFFGGGIATYCFHTAHMFASFGHEVSVFVADSNLEKSISIETIENIRVIKFRPGLIETYKYLGYVAALSFQFSEIVEEFIKQEGAPDVLECQDYLGIAYFLLQKKKVLWDKLTDLPIVLTLHTPKFLCDIHDQAPVYRFPDYWIGEMERFCIRAADAVISPSRYLIDELSKYIDLTKLKTYIIPNPYETSNDKSLISWQESDREDLIFLGRLQYLKGILHLFRYFRELWDNGVNIRLKLVGGDTFFYPKSQTMSSYLQKKYRRYFEDGLVTWEGKKDPETLMQMLRKVRIGIVPSLIESFSYTVVELLSQGVMVIASDSGGHREIIEDGKSGFIFSHQNPESFKSKLLKAMELSPEKMEEMAENARKRLYELCSYEAVYNKKIKVLEELTHTKNCSRIFPFIRESQVEPQDKVQQKELFTEAQEEKDLLSIVIPYYNMGDYIKDTLDSLLRISYPQKEIIVVNDGSDEPKSLAILYQIEKNYPVRVIHKRNGGLATARNEGALNARGEFLAFLDADDLVSAEYYDWAIKILKYYSNVSFIGCWTEYFGAARGIWPTWNPEPPYLLVHNTLNSSGLVFRKRDFLLYGLNDPEMEYGMEDYECVIRMVKNGCRGVIIPRPFFKYRVRPDSMSRQFNRGNMLYLYNLISQKHADFYGKYAKDVFNLLNANGPGYLYDNPTWELPPIGFVSKGTENEIVGSLDWSTHEIPPELKEKLLSLWRRPFFRRALRLFFRLRLDKLF; encoded by the coding sequence ATGAAGATCTGGCTCTTGACTACAGAATACCCACCGTTTTTTGGAGGCGGTATAGCGACTTATTGTTTTCATACCGCTCACATGTTTGCTTCATTTGGACACGAAGTAAGCGTATTCGTTGCCGATAGTAATTTAGAAAAATCCATTAGCATTGAAACTATAGAAAATATAAGGGTAATAAAGTTTAGGCCTGGCCTAATTGAAACATATAAGTATCTGGGCTATGTGGCGGCTCTCAGTTTTCAGTTTTCGGAGATTGTCGAAGAATTTATTAAACAGGAAGGTGCTCCAGACGTATTAGAATGCCAGGACTATCTTGGTATTGCTTATTTTTTGTTACAAAAAAAGAAAGTCCTATGGGATAAACTAACAGATTTACCTATAGTATTAACTCTGCATACCCCCAAGTTTTTATGTGATATACATGATCAGGCACCAGTTTATCGCTTCCCTGATTATTGGATAGGTGAAATGGAACGCTTCTGCATAAGAGCCGCAGATGCTGTTATATCCCCAAGTCGATACCTTATTGATGAGCTTAGTAAGTATATAGACCTTACTAAATTAAAAACCTACATTATACCGAATCCATATGAAACTAGTAATGATAAATCTTTAATTAGTTGGCAAGAATCAGATCGTGAAGATCTAATATTTTTGGGGAGACTCCAGTATCTTAAAGGTATACTTCACCTTTTTAGGTATTTTCGAGAACTTTGGGATAATGGTGTGAATATTCGCCTCAAACTAGTCGGCGGAGATACGTTTTTTTACCCTAAAAGTCAGACGATGAGTTCTTACCTGCAAAAAAAATATAGACGGTATTTTGAAGATGGTCTGGTTACGTGGGAAGGGAAAAAGGATCCTGAGACCCTCATGCAGATGTTAAGAAAAGTACGCATTGGGATCGTTCCTTCTCTTATCGAGAGCTTCTCTTACACAGTAGTGGAACTACTTTCTCAAGGCGTGATGGTGATAGCTTCCGATAGCGGAGGACACAGAGAAATTATTGAGGACGGGAAAAGCGGTTTTATTTTTTCGCACCAGAACCCGGAGAGTTTTAAATCCAAGCTTTTAAAAGCAATGGAGTTATCGCCAGAAAAAATGGAGGAAATGGCTGAAAATGCAAGAAAGCGCCTCTACGAGCTTTGTTCTTACGAGGCAGTATATAATAAGAAAATTAAGGTGCTTGAAGAGCTAACTCATACTAAGAATTGTTCGCGTATTTTTCCTTTCATAAGAGAGAGCCAAGTAGAGCCCCAAGATAAAGTGCAACAAAAAGAGTTGTTTACAGAAGCACAAGAAGAAAAAGATTTACTAAGCATCGTCATACCATACTACAATATGGGTGACTACATTAAAGATACTTTGGACAGCTTGCTTCGCATTTCCTATCCTCAAAAGGAGATTATTGTTGTAAACGATGGTAGTGATGAGCCAAAAAGTCTTGCTATCCTTTACCAAATAGAGAAAAATTATCCGGTTAGAGTGATTCATAAACGGAATGGAGGACTGGCTACAGCCCGAAATGAAGGGGCTCTAAACGCAAGGGGAGAGTTTTTGGCTTTTTTGGACGCTGACGATTTAGTATCTGCAGAGTATTACGACTGGGCCATTAAGATCCTCAAGTATTACAGCAACGTAAGTTTTATTGGCTGCTGGACCGAATATTTTGGGGCAGCACGGGGTATATGGCCCACTTGGAATCCTGAACCACCTTATCTCTTAGTACATAACACCCTTAACAGCAGCGGTTTGGTTTTCAGAAAGAGAGATTTTTTGCTTTACGGTTTGAACGACCCAGAGATGGAATACGGGATGGAAGATTATGAGTGTGTCATTAGAATGGTAAAAAATGGATGCAGGGGAGTAATAATTCCACGTCCGTTCTTTAAGTATAGGGTAAGACCAGATTCAATGTCACGACAGTTTAATCGGGGAAACATGCTCTACCTATATAACTTGATTTCTCAAAAACACGCTGATTTTTATGGAAAGTACGCAAAAGATGTGTTCAATCTTCTAAACGCCAATGGGCCAGGCTACCTTTACGATAACCCCACTTGGGAGTTACCGCCAATCGGATTTGTCTCGAAAGGAACAGAAAATGAAATAGTCGGATCCTTGGATTGGTCGACTCACGAAATACCCCCTGAACTAAAAGAAAAGTTGTTGTCACTATGGAGACGGCCTTTTTTTAGGCGAGCTTTAAGGTTGTTTTTCCGTTTGCGTTTAGATAAACTTTTCTAA
- a CDS encoding glycosyltransferase family A protein, with amino-acid sequence MPLKVAIVIPCYNYGEFVEEAVHSALSQDTKIELVIVDDGSTDPETLRVLDRLRARGIYVYRQSNRGLPGARNTGIRLTSAPYIVCLDADDIISPSYCSTCLEVLEKQPDVGFVYSTTRVFGNQNKQWSNLSYSALHLLVDNYIPYSAMFRRKIWEEVGGFDENMRLGYEDWDFWLSAVEKGWRGFHIPEGLFWYRKHGKSMLSSSNQHRKELKNYLRRKHHNLYSHKAILKLLKDEPFRIPRAFGALIKEEILRPLKNLYNSL; translated from the coding sequence GTGCCCCTAAAGGTGGCTATAGTCATTCCATGCTACAACTATGGTGAGTTTGTAGAGGAAGCAGTGCATTCGGCGCTAAGCCAGGATACAAAAATAGAACTTGTAATTGTTGACGATGGTTCTACCGACCCTGAAACTCTTAGAGTTTTAGATAGATTGCGCGCAAGAGGAATTTACGTCTACCGTCAATCTAACAGAGGTCTACCGGGTGCCCGAAATACAGGTATTAGGCTAACTTCGGCTCCGTATATAGTCTGTCTGGATGCCGATGACATCATATCTCCCTCGTACTGCTCAACTTGTTTGGAAGTTCTGGAAAAACAACCAGATGTGGGCTTTGTTTATTCTACTACGCGTGTTTTCGGAAACCAGAATAAGCAGTGGAGCAATCTGTCATATTCTGCCTTGCACCTTTTGGTAGATAATTATATCCCATATTCGGCCATGTTTCGGAGGAAGATTTGGGAAGAAGTTGGTGGATTCGATGAAAACATGCGATTAGGGTATGAGGATTGGGATTTTTGGCTTTCAGCCGTAGAAAAGGGGTGGCGAGGGTTTCACATACCCGAGGGCCTTTTCTGGTACCGAAAGCACGGTAAAAGTATGCTTAGTTCTTCAAATCAGCACCGGAAAGAGCTGAAAAATTACCTGCGCCGTAAACATCACAATCTTTACTCCCACAAAGCAATTCTAAAACTTCTTAAGGATGAACCCTTTCGAATACCACGAGCATTCGGTGCGTTAATAAAGGAAGAAATTTTACGCCCACTAAAAAATTTGTACAATTCGTTGTGA